A genomic window from Shewanella vesiculosa includes:
- a CDS encoding site-specific integrase, with product MIVIGCNFNVSSLKRVSRLGDNIPQLFYSNLSPCLEINEYLRSLALKNNAKSLQTNAEHIKEFIMWISSIDENLSEIDDNIFDYYIDALCEYKKKNGQELSWNTVHSRASGAYRFLLWASKKGYCPNLNPEEINNLRQSASKRYKIKGHHAKAINEPIKFLQLGAALSFVSAVGELTGSRNHLVKRRNVLLTSFMLQTGVRVSEACNFPLKDLPEVNTRGHSTPARVIGKGQKARVILIPNDLLFELWEYVDIDREKQLDQLREAGSIVSDTLFITQNGHPLSVNWIQKLFRKTSKQIGVHAHPHLLRHTFGTYHYLLNHDLTALSKLLGHTSEETTREYYVHTAILVAYSGTYNSLQREIDKIAKETISE from the coding sequence ATGATAGTAATTGGCTGTAATTTCAATGTTTCTTCACTGAAAAGAGTTTCTAGGCTAGGGGATAACATACCTCAGTTATTTTATTCAAATTTATCTCCATGCTTGGAAATTAATGAGTACCTTCGAAGCTTAGCTCTCAAAAATAATGCTAAAAGCCTTCAAACAAATGCTGAACACATCAAGGAATTCATAATGTGGATCTCATCTATAGATGAGAATCTATCTGAAATTGATGACAATATATTCGATTATTACATTGATGCTCTCTGTGAATATAAAAAAAAGAATGGCCAAGAATTATCGTGGAATACTGTTCATTCAAGAGCATCTGGTGCTTACAGGTTTCTCTTGTGGGCATCTAAAAAAGGGTATTGTCCGAACCTTAATCCGGAAGAAATAAACAACCTTAGACAATCAGCTAGCAAGCGATACAAGATAAAGGGACATCATGCCAAGGCAATAAATGAACCTATAAAGTTCTTGCAGCTTGGTGCTGCATTAAGTTTCGTATCAGCAGTAGGTGAGTTAACCGGTTCTAGGAATCATTTAGTTAAGAGACGAAACGTTCTTCTTACATCATTTATGTTACAAACTGGAGTAAGAGTATCAGAAGCGTGTAATTTCCCACTCAAGGATTTACCTGAAGTTAATACTAGAGGCCATTCAACACCGGCTCGTGTTATAGGTAAAGGGCAGAAAGCACGTGTAATACTGATCCCGAATGATCTTCTTTTTGAGTTGTGGGAGTATGTTGATATCGATCGTGAAAAACAACTAGATCAACTTAGAGAGGCAGGGAGCATTGTGAGCGATACTTTATTTATCACTCAAAATGGACATCCTTTAAGTGTTAATTGGATACAAAAACTATTCAGGAAAACAAGTAAACAAATAGGTGTTCATGCTCATCCCCATTTGTTAAGACACACATTTGGAACCTATCATTATCTACTTAATCATGACCTAACAGCATTATCAAAGTTACTAGGACATACTAGCGAAGAAACAACACGCGAGTATTACGTCCATACAGCCATTCTCGTTGCTTATTCTGGCACATATAATTCACTTCAACGCGAAATAGACAAAATTGCTAAGGAAACCATTAGTGAGTAA
- a CDS encoding tyrosine-type recombinase/integrase yields the protein MDNILTLISRPILTLDNIRISKNSFYRDNKWDFSTENPELRAAYVTFNFNLFTFQDGTTVCSLGNEVYLDIAKAYTYSLLIDPIPTNPKLSTLVKGQRYGLKTLLRFMHKYSIKRLADITEEDVNNLREDIINTPHIAAKQLTNRTLMARVKGFSYIEIQSPKLIDGLKVSLLQGITETEWSRANAAKTIGRFEKTTIEMPDIIARQLYEKATDQIECYQKLVDIREAKEKFKTIRKYKVIKKENGDHYYKPVYQELFPYGEFGITNGNDIRSMQSRLLAAGYILIAMFTGMRIHEVLNIESANNFVTESITYNDEEQVISFVISKSTKLEAVPTAYKWQTLPFISEVLDKIKAGLGNRYDNGHEFLFASNRLNFSHPISSMRMNQLLKEFVEYHHITHNGKLWHLSSHQFRKKFARIMVRQGLGIKALQDQLKHYDIEMTKVYGDPNLFIELQQEKFALSEELYEELITNQIPIIGGGSEEVNKLRKEFRGMSKEDRIKFLQSLPNKALIEQTDDGLCIYRPNKSLCAGNKSACRPADCNNSIIPANGKRRTLEWRMRENKRLIAFFKNDSLKVSHLNERIREIDSLLKQLITIEAHNE from the coding sequence ATGGATAACATTCTAACCCTCATTTCAAGACCAATATTAACTCTAGATAATATACGGATATCGAAAAACTCATTTTATCGCGATAATAAGTGGGATTTTAGTACTGAAAATCCTGAGTTACGAGCGGCCTATGTTACCTTTAACTTTAATCTATTTACCTTTCAGGATGGAACTACTGTGTGCAGTCTCGGCAACGAAGTGTATTTAGATATTGCTAAAGCATATACCTACTCACTGCTTATCGATCCGATACCTACCAATCCAAAATTATCGACCTTAGTAAAAGGCCAACGATACGGGTTAAAAACACTACTTAGATTCATGCACAAATACAGTATAAAGCGTTTAGCTGATATTACTGAAGAAGACGTAAATAACCTAAGAGAGGATATTATTAATACGCCTCATATAGCAGCAAAACAATTAACCAATAGAACATTAATGGCTAGAGTAAAAGGCTTTAGCTATATCGAAATACAATCCCCAAAGCTGATTGATGGACTGAAAGTATCGCTTCTGCAAGGAATAACTGAAACCGAATGGTCACGAGCGAACGCAGCTAAAACAATAGGAAGATTCGAGAAAACAACCATTGAAATGCCTGACATCATAGCTAGACAACTTTACGAAAAAGCCACCGATCAGATTGAGTGTTACCAAAAGCTTGTTGATATAAGAGAAGCGAAAGAAAAGTTCAAAACAATCAGAAAATATAAAGTAATAAAAAAAGAAAACGGTGATCATTATTACAAACCTGTTTACCAAGAACTATTTCCATATGGGGAATTTGGTATAACGAATGGAAATGATATAAGGAGCATGCAGAGTAGGCTTTTAGCCGCAGGGTATATTCTTATCGCGATGTTTACAGGAATGAGAATACATGAAGTTTTGAACATTGAATCCGCAAATAACTTCGTAACAGAATCGATTACTTATAATGATGAAGAGCAAGTAATCAGCTTCGTAATTTCCAAGAGTACCAAACTAGAGGCCGTTCCAACTGCATACAAGTGGCAAACATTACCTTTTATTAGCGAGGTATTAGATAAAATAAAAGCTGGTCTTGGAAACCGGTACGATAACGGACATGAATTTCTCTTTGCATCTAATAGGCTCAACTTTTCTCACCCCATATCTTCGATGAGAATGAACCAATTACTTAAGGAGTTCGTTGAATATCATCACATAACCCATAATGGCAAGTTATGGCACTTATCTAGCCATCAATTTAGAAAAAAGTTTGCTCGTATTATGGTAAGACAAGGACTAGGGATAAAAGCGTTACAGGACCAACTCAAGCATTATGATATTGAAATGACAAAGGTTTACGGCGATCCCAACCTTTTCATCGAGCTGCAACAAGAAAAATTCGCACTCTCAGAAGAACTATATGAGGAGCTAATCACCAATCAGATACCGATTATTGGCGGCGGTTCTGAAGAGGTTAACAAACTGCGGAAAGAGTTTAGAGGAATGAGCAAAGAGGACCGAATAAAATTTTTACAGAGCCTTCCGAATAAAGCATTAATAGAACAAACAGATGATGGTTTGTGTATATATAGACCTAATAAGTCTTTATGCGCTGGCAATAAGTCTGCTTGCAGACCAGCGGATTGCAACAACTCCATTATTCCTGCAAATGGTAAACGACGCACACTTGAATGGCGTATGCGTGAGAACAAACGGCTTATAGCATTCTTCAAGAATGACTCCTTAAAAGTGTCGCATCTAAATGAACGTATAAGGGAGATTGATAGCCTGCTAAAACAACTGATCACAATAGAGGCGCACAATGAATAA
- a CDS encoding Fic family protein, whose product MWIWQQQEWPEFVWDNTRISALLRQIQFNQGLLLGKMDSESASQWTLDTMLANIVHSSAIEGEKLNAFSVRSSLANKLGVSEEKPYPTTTQTDGLADITLDALQNWQRPLSLTRILGWHSMLFPENQTGFNPVVGGKLRGNEPMQVVSGRLDKPTVHFEAPPRNTLDLNLTPFFEWFNQSRNQPNVDPLVRAAITHLWFVTLHPLDDGNGRITRLLTDLALAQAEHRSIHFYAMSVSILERRKAYYAILESTQQGGLDITPWLLWFLDTLNDAIQHTLNSIEQTTAKTQFWRRVNQRLLTPALTTEQVKVLNRLLDGDFNDGISSSQYQKVAKVSRATATRHLAQLVDQQCLAKTGAGGRSTRYVLLV is encoded by the coding sequence ATGTGGATTTGGCAACAGCAAGAATGGCCAGAGTTTGTATGGGATAATACTCGTATAAGTGCACTATTGAGGCAAATTCAATTTAACCAGGGTTTGCTGCTGGGTAAAATGGATTCTGAATCCGCGAGTCAATGGACACTCGATACCATGCTGGCCAATATCGTTCATTCAAGTGCTATTGAAGGAGAAAAGCTTAACGCATTTTCTGTACGTTCCTCTTTGGCGAATAAGCTTGGCGTGAGTGAAGAAAAACCTTATCCCACCACGACGCAAACTGATGGTTTAGCAGATATCACCTTAGATGCGCTACAAAACTGGCAACGTCCGCTGAGTTTAACGCGGATTCTAGGTTGGCATTCAATGTTATTTCCAGAAAACCAAACGGGGTTTAATCCTGTTGTTGGCGGTAAGTTACGTGGTAATGAACCTATGCAAGTAGTATCTGGCCGTTTAGACAAACCTACAGTGCATTTTGAAGCGCCTCCACGCAATACACTAGATCTTAACTTAACGCCGTTTTTTGAGTGGTTTAATCAATCGCGAAATCAACCTAATGTCGACCCGCTCGTGCGCGCAGCCATCACCCATTTGTGGTTTGTCACCTTGCACCCGCTTGATGATGGTAACGGACGTATAACGCGTTTACTCACCGATTTAGCACTCGCGCAAGCTGAGCATCGCTCGATTCATTTTTACGCCATGTCAGTTAGTATTCTTGAGCGACGCAAAGCCTATTACGCAATATTAGAGTCTACCCAGCAAGGTGGCTTAGATATCACACCTTGGCTGCTGTGGTTTTTAGACACCTTAAATGACGCTATTCAACACACGCTCAATAGCATTGAGCAAACTACTGCTAAAACCCAATTTTGGCGTCGAGTTAACCAACGCTTACTCACTCCAGCGTTAACCACAGAACAAGTTAAGGTACTTAACCGGCTGCTTGATGGTGACTTTAATGATGGGATCAGTAGTAGCCAGTATCAAAAAGTGGCTAAAGTCAGCCGCGCCACGGCCACCCGA
- a CDS encoding DUF2326 domain-containing protein, translated as MKLLKLYSDNPDFKEIIFKPGLNIVAGLQLSSFAKDSYNGIGKSSSLSLLHLMFGGSFDDKSPSDVGFKSFLSSYGTMHLDFMVGSVPYIISKNFAESAYYLNNEKISKSAYPKKLRSLISACNTFDMNFKPLFNMFARRYLPGRNYYAGALTQQGQQPNDYYQMLYNLVLLGLDTSLITKNKKIAEDIRKLKNTEQVLNKQKVLINESDLLDLEEERDRLIEAKANFIIALNYDDLKHQADELTQEMAVYRNKIYTNEKDIRKRIMTLDASRDEAIDIAKITEIYKESEFHFPDKVAVRLKDAQDFHIRIQEARKDRLKDQISELRENNKYLQTKLANIEAMRDKILKDLDSKGALEEYNSIGERIRTLDADIAELTSYQTLLAKFEKDKAKLELDKATVKAESVKYLEEQKVKLKDVETKFRSFVKRFYTDHGGRLSVTNSKDAQYLYNIEPHIHKDGSQGVNEVKIFCYDLLLFSLNPNALGFLAHDSCIFSGMDPRQKATMFKVVLEAVNQSGLQYFVNMNKDTYEQILGNEGLDEDDECVLNNNERAQIIHGTVLELYDADPKHTLFGRTFG; from the coding sequence ATGAAACTTTTAAAGCTGTATTCTGATAACCCAGATTTCAAAGAAATTATCTTTAAGCCAGGACTAAACATAGTCGCTGGTTTACAGTTAAGTTCTTTCGCCAAAGACAGCTACAACGGAATAGGCAAAAGCTCCTCCTTAAGCTTGCTTCACTTAATGTTTGGAGGGTCATTTGATGACAAGAGTCCAAGTGATGTAGGCTTCAAATCATTTTTGTCTAGTTATGGTACTATGCATTTAGATTTCATGGTTGGATCGGTTCCGTACATTATCAGTAAAAACTTCGCTGAATCTGCTTATTACTTAAATAATGAAAAGATATCAAAGTCTGCATACCCGAAAAAGCTTAGGTCGCTTATCTCTGCTTGTAATACATTTGATATGAACTTCAAACCTTTGTTTAATATGTTCGCTCGCCGTTACTTACCTGGTAGAAATTATTATGCTGGCGCACTCACTCAACAAGGTCAGCAACCTAATGACTACTATCAAATGCTATATAACTTAGTTTTGTTAGGTTTAGATACTTCATTAATCACAAAGAATAAAAAAATTGCTGAAGACATCAGAAAACTAAAGAATACTGAACAAGTACTTAACAAGCAGAAAGTCTTAATAAACGAATCTGATTTACTCGATTTAGAGGAAGAAAGGGATCGCTTAATTGAAGCTAAAGCTAACTTCATTATTGCGTTAAATTACGATGATTTAAAACATCAAGCAGATGAATTAACGCAAGAAATGGCTGTATATCGTAATAAAATATATACCAACGAAAAAGATATACGCAAAAGAATCATGACTCTTGATGCTAGCCGAGATGAGGCTATAGATATTGCAAAAATCACTGAAATTTATAAAGAGTCTGAGTTCCACTTCCCAGATAAAGTTGCTGTGCGTTTAAAAGATGCTCAGGATTTTCATATTAGAATTCAAGAAGCTAGGAAAGATCGTCTTAAAGACCAAATTTCTGAATTGCGTGAAAATAATAAGTATCTGCAAACAAAATTAGCAAATATAGAAGCAATGAGAGACAAAATACTTAAGGATTTGGATTCAAAAGGTGCATTGGAAGAATACAATTCTATTGGCGAACGAATTCGAACATTAGATGCCGATATAGCTGAATTGACTAGCTACCAAACTTTGCTCGCTAAATTTGAAAAAGATAAAGCCAAGTTGGAACTTGATAAAGCAACTGTCAAAGCGGAGTCAGTAAAGTACTTAGAAGAACAGAAGGTTAAATTAAAAGATGTGGAAACAAAGTTTAGGAGCTTTGTCAAACGTTTCTATACAGATCATGGTGGAAGGCTATCTGTAACTAACTCAAAAGATGCTCAATACCTTTATAATATTGAGCCTCATATACATAAAGATGGTTCGCAAGGCGTCAATGAAGTAAAAATATTTTGTTATGATTTGTTGTTGTTTTCTCTAAACCCAAACGCTTTAGGTTTCTTAGCGCATGACAGTTGTATTTTTTCTGGTATGGATCCAAGACAAAAAGCGACAATGTTTAAAGTAGTATTGGAGGCTGTGAATCAATCTGGACTTCAATATTTTGTAAACATGAATAAAGATACATATGAACAAATTCTAGGCAATGAGGGACTTGACGAAGATGACGAGTGTGTTTTAAATAACAACGAACGCGCTCAGATAATACATGGAACTGTTCTTGAACTGTACGATGCAGATCCTAAGCATACTCTTTTTGGGCGAACATTTGGTTAA